The following are encoded in a window of Oncorhynchus keta strain PuntledgeMale-10-30-2019 chromosome 10, Oket_V2, whole genome shotgun sequence genomic DNA:
- the LOC118389008 gene encoding evC complex member EVC gives MNDHGTIRHPDCSNDVLVHFAESLHIFTGLLTVATVCGFFSGIIAAAVLYVFCLKPMLLTRQGYDARRLFEGDDQDRENNHSDCVSNSKKGVQSATTNEKEKKQPPVNSDVAAFASRAKVVYPINQKYRPLADGASNPSLHEHSKLPVLPNGESSSGCSGDSLSQDQDNDDSSQFISSSLVPKSLQNESFTRVALYPHTLSQTGFEGRISLYCLALQDVQIHCSQVLEEKCVLFLQILRIILSGRFPKDKKDSAFFTSVLLLQEKELGLLKKELSASLFSCERNKDLISDPCTLEEIERTQKDLLEHALQMTKGFSKQVEAFCQSLLGRSSVLPRDEAQDVIHTLIQCLLLVENQLTETQAADMKRTQEKLLWWEELRGVLQAKPALLQQEVSFRQDLVARGLEQLTSDGHLTFATMEKTLVELQTALTEGLQHCSEECRIKTNEIVYEKCKKIDSKKNKLLRTHAKERSRVLDSAQTHSDLQEFVKVYQELLLKQRKQSSDLELQQDGRVAEAVCDLWRRHHATWSKKLGELAKDIFLSALPAEPQLSTNQGQRLWLDLDGDLVALLQQAESNTKRQLEGVQAQLERDGQVWCVEAALVLACLRHLGEQQLKILRGMVVRQSYMLNSHVGMLIEKKQHLLLVAVQRHFVARHFCLRVLKEMRLSKLKVLSQSDFRALLALEDHTQTTVRTTLPKAQQQESSASVAERHLGPETLLIGHSFQQEFLSELETGAELLQANAQQLVGHALSQSLWQQMDQAPPTRPQPDHGRKSQLTEVASESVYVTRDSLSALVTSYYSQIQDITKGLQQQHPNKAREECERRESSSQMNKDMLKELANWGRKPMSTEFHQRVELQKKRMLEQYDLEQEVACETLRRRKLAQEQTMERIKGQLQEAEEAFIAKLSALARIPLPDKELNTEDDIIGEEESPTLNPTLWKRRERREHETLLTNPTLLFS, from the exons ATGAACGACCACGGAACGATTAGGCATCCCGATTGCTCAAATGACGTCTTGGTTCACTTTGCAGAATCTCTGCACATATTTACAGGATTATTGACAGTGGCCACTGTATGTGGGTTTTTTTCAGGAATCATAGCTGCAGCCGTTCTGTATGTCTTTTGCCTGAAGCCTATGCTTCTAACTCGACAA GGCTATGATGCCAGAAGACTGTTTGAGGGAGACGACCAGGATAGGGAGAACAACCACAGTGACTGTGTGAGCAACAGCAAGAAGGGTGTCCAAAGTGCCACTACCAATGAAAAA GAAAAGAAGCAGCCACCCGTGAACAGTGATGTGGCTGCTTTTGCATCACGGGCAAAGGTGGTGTACCCCATCAACCAGAAATACAGA CCCTTAGCGGATGGAGCCTCCAACCCCTCACTGCACGAGCACTCCAAgctgcctgtcctccccaatggAGAGTCCTCGTCGGGCTGTAGCGGGGATTCACTGAGCCAGGACCAGGACAACGACGACAGCAGCCAGTTCATCTCCTCCTCACTGGTCCCCAAGAGTCTGCAGAACGAGAGCTTCACCAGGGTGGCCCTCTACCCCCACACGCTCTCTCAAACAGG TTTTGAGGGCAGGATCAGCCTGTATTGTCTGGCTCTGCAGGACGTGCAGATACACTGTTCACAGGTCCTGGAAGAGAAATGTGTG CTCTTTCTCCAAATTCTCAGAATTATACTCAGCGGTCGTTTTCCCAAGGATAAAAAGGATTCAGCTTTTTTCACCAGTGTTCTTCTCCTGCAAGAAAAG GAACTGGGTTTATTAAAGAAAGAACTGTCAGCCAGCCTGTTTTCCTGTGAGAGAAACAAAGATCTCATTTCAGATCCTTGTACCCTGGAGGAGATTGAAAGAACTCAGAAAGATCTACTGGAGCACGCGCTTCAAATG ACCAAGGGCTTTAGCAAACAGGTGGAGGCCTTCTGCCAAAGCCTCCTGGGCAGGTCCAGTGTTCTCCCCAGAGATGAGGCCCAGGATGTCATCCACACCCTTATCCAATGTCTCCTATTGGTCGAAAACCAGCTAACTGAGACTCAGGCGGCAGACATGAAG AGGACCCAGGAGAAGCTGCTGTGGTGGGAGGAGCTGAGGGGTGTGCTGCAGGCCAAGCCAGCCCTGCTCCAGCAGGAGGTGTCCTTCAGACAGGACCTGGTGGCCCGAGGCCTGGAGCAGCTGACCAGTGACGGCCACCTGACATTCGCCACCATGGAGAAGACCCTGGTCGAGCTGCAGACTGCCCTGACTGAGGGGCTGCAGCACTGCAGCGAAG AATGCAGGATAAAGACCAATGAGATTGTGTATGAAAAGTGCAAGAAGATAGACTCCAAGAAAAATAAACTCCTGAGGACTCACGCAAAGGAGAGAAGCCGTGTACTGGATTCTGCACAGACGCACAGCGACCTACAGGAATTTGTGAAG GTGTATCAGGAGCTGCTTCTGAAGCAGAGGAAGCAGAGCAGTGACTTGGAGCTGCAGCAGGATGGGAGAGTGGCAGAGGCAGTGTGTGATCTTTGGAGG AGGCATCATGCCACCTGGTCCAAGAAGCTGGGAGAGCTGGCCAAAGACATCTTCCTATCTGCTCTCCCTGCTGAGCCCCAGTTGTCCACAAACCAAGGCCAGAGGCTATGGCTGGATCTAGATGGTGACCTGGTTGCACTGCTGCAGCAGGCAGAGTCCAATACCAAACGGCAACTGGAGGGTGTACAGGCTCAATTGGAGCGAGATGGACAG GTATGGTGTGTGGAAGCGGCCCTGGTGCTGGCCTGCCTTAGACACCTAGGTGAACAGCAGCTGAAGATCCTTAGAGGCATGGTGGTCAGACAGAGCTACATGCTTAACAG CCATGTGGGGATGTTGATTGAGAAGAAACAGCACCTCCTGCTGGTAGCGGTGCAGAGGCACTTTGTGGCCAGACACTTCTGTCTGAGGGTCTTGAAGGAGATGAGGTTGTCCAAGCTCAAGGTGCTGTCTCAGAGTGACTTCAGGGccctgctggctctagaggaccACACCCAGACCACAGTCAGAACAACGCTCCCCAAAGCCCAGCAGCAG GAATCCAGTGCCAGTGTTGCCGAGAGGCACCTGGGCCCGGAGACACTGCTGATTGGCCACAGCTTCCAGCAGGAGTTCCTGTCAGAGCTAGAGACGGGAGCGGAGCTCCTGCAGGCCAACGCCCAGCAGCTGGTGGGCCACGCCCTCAGCCAGAGCCTCTGGCAGCAGATGGACCAGGCCCCTCCCACTAGGCCCCAGCCTGACCACGGCAGGAAG AGCCAGTTGACGGAGGTAGCGTCAGAGAGTGTGTACGTGACCCGGGATTCCCTCAGTGCTCTGGTCACCAGCTACTACTCTCAGATCCAGGACATCACCAAGGGCCTTCAGCAGCAACACCCTAACAAGGCCAGAG AGGAGTGTGAACGACGAGAGAGCAGCTCTCAGATGAACAAGGACATGCTAAAGGAGCTGGCCAACTGGGGGAGGAAGCCCATGTCCACCGAGTTTCATCAGAG GGTTGAACTGCAGAAGAAGAGGATGTTGGAACAGTATGACTTGGAGCAGGAGGTCGCATGTGAAACTCTGAGGAGAAGGAAGTTAGCCCAGGAACAAACCATGGAGCGAATCAAAGGACAGTTACAG GAGGCAGAAGAGGCCTTCATAGCTAAACTATCTGCCTTAGCTCGGATCCCATTACCCGACAAAGAGCTCAACACTGAGGATGACATCATAG gggaggaggagagtccAACATTGAATCCAACATTGTGGAAGAGGCGAGAGAGGCGGGAGCATGAAACTCTGCTCACCAATCCAACACTTTTATTTTCATGA